Proteins from one bacterium genomic window:
- a CDS encoding Gfo/Idh/MocA family oxidoreductase, with protein sequence MTNLRVGVVGAGYLGTIHCRLLAQNHDVLWTGVFDTDSAKAQSVAEQFGGLAASSLTHLIEHSDALLVVSATSSHYTVARQALHANRHVFLEKPITTTVAEGEELVALAKQKNLVMQVGHVERFSRAFRALGTEYPHPKFIEAHRLAQFKPRGTDVAVVLDLMIHDLDLILKLMGEFPSQIEASGVAVISEAADIANARLTFPSGGVANVTASRISANPMRKLRMFSEDSYISLDFAKGEVQQFRLAHADEASQPGTMLLGEIEKGAVKRKILVAAPTAPEGNAIDMEQKSFFEAICAHSQPPVTGQDGLNALKVAVQILEKMGTTETATGRE encoded by the coding sequence GTGACTAATTTGCGCGTCGGTGTTGTCGGGGCGGGATACTTAGGCACCATTCATTGCAGACTCCTTGCACAGAACCATGACGTTCTCTGGACAGGAGTGTTTGATACCGATTCCGCCAAAGCTCAATCCGTGGCCGAGCAGTTCGGCGGACTCGCCGCGTCTTCGCTCACACATCTGATTGAGCACAGCGATGCCCTGCTCGTCGTCTCCGCGACCTCCTCGCATTACACCGTGGCCAGGCAGGCGCTGCATGCGAACAGGCACGTCTTCCTCGAAAAACCCATCACCACCACCGTGGCCGAAGGCGAGGAACTGGTCGCCCTCGCCAAACAAAAAAATCTCGTCATGCAAGTCGGGCACGTCGAGCGCTTCAGCCGCGCCTTCAGAGCCCTCGGCACCGAGTATCCCCATCCGAAATTCATCGAAGCTCATCGTCTCGCCCAGTTCAAACCGCGCGGCACCGATGTCGCCGTCGTTCTCGATTTGATGATTCACGACCTCGACTTGATTCTGAAGCTGATGGGTGAATTCCCCTCACAGATTGAGGCCTCCGGTGTGGCCGTCATCAGCGAAGCGGCCGATATCGCCAATGCGCGGCTCACCTTCCCCTCCGGAGGAGTGGCCAACGTCACCGCCTCGCGCATCAGTGCCAACCCCATGCGCAAACTCCGCATGTTCTCCGAAGACAGTTACATCTCGCTCGACTTTGCCAAGGGAGAGGTACAGCAGTTCCGGCTTGCGCATGCCGATGAGGCCAGTCAGCCCGGCACGATGCTCCTCGGGGAAATCGAAAAGGGCGCTGTGAAACGCAAAATACTCGTCGCCGCCCCCACTGCACCCGAAGGCAATGCGATTGATATGGAACAAAAGTCCTTCTTCGAGGCCATTTGTGCGCATTCCCAACCGCCGGTCACGGGGCAGGATGGTTTGAACGCGCTCAAAGTCGCCGTCCAAATCCTCGAAAAAATGGGAACCACCGAAACCGCCACCGGAAGGGAATAG
- a CDS encoding oligosaccharide flippase family protein, producing the protein MADRPQRGGGTLIHLLGSLTEGILNLLFSIILVRLISQSDFGTWRQFLSLAAIGWNIAIFGLPSSLYFFYSTAKPNEAGTIARRTLWMALILGALGSVLFFFGLDFAAGKFDNPQLWDEALLFSSYFLLGFPLFIITPMLVAADQRAVLAMLRISMNSLKLAALAALVWLNSDLRTMLIALNVVALIQFAAHLYFYLRAAGPALLPWRHRLDEQLKFSGHMMLQGAAGQLSLETDKLLVSASRTPAEFASYSVGARELPLVLLIPYSITDSIVPNLSRFAQEKAFPGFYQLLHRWIKRVALLMYPVFALVLFQHREIVTILYTADYIDGALPLLVIGCLIPIRVASNYQLLISLGGSRDVMLASFANLALVAGLGYTFLQMFGPWGAALGLAVAEYSVNCAVLLRVAKRTETPLSGVYPWLYLFKLLLIAVGSGAAALPVLHVLGNLSLFWQLVCYGLTMMTLFCAAVLMLRMVDSDDLALLRAKLRR; encoded by the coding sequence ATGGCTGACCGACCGCAGCGCGGCGGCGGAACGCTCATTCATCTCCTCGGCAGCCTGACCGAAGGGATACTCAATCTCCTCTTCTCGATCATTCTCGTCCGGCTGATCTCCCAATCCGATTTCGGTACGTGGCGACAATTCTTGTCGCTGGCCGCCATCGGCTGGAATATCGCCATCTTCGGCCTCCCCTCAAGTCTATATTTCTTCTACAGCACCGCCAAGCCTAACGAGGCCGGCACCATCGCCAGACGAACCCTCTGGATGGCGCTCATCCTCGGTGCATTGGGCAGCGTGCTGTTCTTCTTCGGACTCGACTTCGCTGCCGGCAAATTCGATAACCCGCAGCTGTGGGACGAGGCGCTGCTCTTCAGTTCCTACTTCCTGCTCGGCTTTCCGCTCTTTATCATCACGCCGATGCTGGTCGCAGCCGACCAACGCGCCGTTCTGGCGATGCTGCGCATCAGTATGAATTCGCTCAAACTGGCCGCGCTCGCCGCGCTCGTCTGGCTGAATTCCGATTTGCGCACGATGCTGATTGCCCTGAATGTCGTCGCGCTGATTCAGTTCGCCGCGCATCTCTACTTCTATCTGCGCGCCGCCGGGCCCGCGCTGCTCCCGTGGCGCCACCGTCTCGATGAACAGCTCAAATTCTCCGGCCATATGATGCTCCAGGGTGCCGCCGGTCAACTATCACTCGAAACCGACAAGCTGCTCGTCTCCGCCAGTCGCACACCCGCGGAATTTGCATCCTACTCCGTCGGCGCGCGCGAACTGCCGCTCGTTCTGCTCATTCCATACAGCATCACCGACTCCATCGTGCCCAATCTGAGCCGGTTCGCGCAGGAGAAGGCTTTCCCGGGTTTCTATCAGCTGCTCCATCGCTGGATTAAGCGTGTCGCCCTGCTGATGTATCCCGTCTTCGCCCTTGTGCTCTTTCAGCATCGGGAAATCGTCACGATTCTCTATACCGCCGACTACATTGACGGCGCGCTCCCGCTGCTCGTCATCGGCTGTCTGATTCCCATTCGCGTCGCGTCCAACTACCAGTTGCTCATCTCCCTCGGCGGTTCGCGTGACGTGATGCTCGCTTCCTTTGCCAATCTCGCACTCGTCGCAGGACTCGGATACACATTCCTGCAAATGTTCGGACCCTGGGGAGCCGCACTCGGTCTCGCCGTCGCGGAATACTCCGTCAACTGCGCCGTGCTGCTGCGCGTGGCAAAACGGACGGAGACTCCGCTGAGCGGCGTGTATCCGTGGCTCTATCTGTTCAAACTTCTGCTCATCGCCGTGGGCAGCGGCGCCGCCGCGCTGCCTGTCCTGCATGTTCTCGGCAATCTCTCGCTCTTCTGGCAGCTTGTCTGCTATGGACTGACAATGATGACTCTGTTCTGCGCCGCTGTGCTTATGCTGCGAATGGTGGACTCGGATGACCTTGCCCTGCTGCGCGCCAAACTGCGGCGGTAG
- a CDS encoding chemotaxis protein CheX has translation MNAEVALIGFPRLQEQIAARVLGLIDLRVEKVTYDQAAAKLENFRLALYFWPDGVETAVQRIRSLRAQTNTPVLIVATRAGQYAAQKSMGEDVEDILTMPLQAEDVARKLARFAGSVTPKDAVSLDAGFINPFVSGTVDTMLNLAGMHCQRTGLRLADNEQIDGGYSGTIELSGNTDGFVSVVFSKDLAYTVSGKVHKSDSASLSEDQICSGLSEFMNLVAGAAKAELNDSRQSFSMSTPQVTCGCVNTTVLSNGTPLFVIEFAADGEPFTMLVCLRDKSA, from the coding sequence ATGAACGCCGAAGTTGCATTGATAGGATTCCCGCGGCTGCAAGAGCAGATCGCCGCTCGCGTGCTCGGCTTAATTGACTTGCGCGTCGAAAAGGTAACCTATGACCAGGCGGCCGCGAAACTCGAAAACTTCAGACTCGCTCTCTATTTCTGGCCTGACGGCGTCGAAACGGCAGTTCAACGAATTCGCTCTCTGCGCGCACAAACAAATACTCCCGTGCTGATTGTCGCAACTCGCGCCGGACAGTATGCTGCGCAAAAGTCTATGGGTGAGGATGTGGAGGACATCCTCACCATGCCGCTGCAGGCTGAAGATGTCGCCAGAAAACTCGCCAGATTCGCCGGCAGCGTCACCCCCAAAGATGCAGTGTCTCTCGATGCCGGATTCATTAATCCCTTTGTCTCAGGCACCGTGGACACGATGTTAAATCTCGCCGGAATGCATTGCCAACGAACTGGTCTGAGGCTCGCCGACAACGAGCAAATCGACGGCGGATACTCCGGCACTATCGAACTCTCCGGAAACACCGACGGCTTCGTTTCCGTCGTTTTCTCAAAGGACCTTGCCTACACCGTGTCCGGAAAAGTCCACAAATCCGACAGCGCAAGCTTGTCAGAAGATCAGATCTGCTCGGGGCTGAGTGAGTTCATGAATCTCGTCGCTGGTGCGGCCAAAGCCGAGCTCAATGACTCCCGGCAATCCTTCTCAATGTCTACGCCGCAAGTCACCTGCGGATGTGTCAACACAACCGTCCTCTCCAACGGGACTCCCTTGTTCGTCATTGAATTCGCCGCCGACGGTGAACCCTTCACCATGCTCGTCTGTCTTCGCGATAAGTCCGCGTAA
- a CDS encoding PLP-dependent transferase, which produces MKFSTLCLHAGVTPDPTNGAIMTPIYQTSTYVQPELGKHLGYEYSRTDNPTRAALQESIAALEGGKYGLCFSSGMGAIDCVIATLSSGDHVLSGDDVYGGTFRIFKYVRERQGIASDFIDMTNLELVEKSITPKTRWIWLETPTNPLLKLVDIAAIVKIAHAKGVKVAVDNTFATPYFQRPLALGADLVMHSVTKYLNGHSDVVMGSIVTSDEELYTKLKYIQNACGAVPGPMDCFLTLRGIKTLAVRMERHQANAAILAKDLETNPHVNWVRFPGLKSHPQQELAMRQMSGFAGMISLELKGGLEAARKFVSGLHLFALAESLGGVESLCDHPAIMTHATIPRDLREKLGVTDGLIRLSVGLEDVDDLRQDLQNGFAKL; this is translated from the coding sequence ATGAAATTCTCCACACTGTGCCTGCATGCGGGAGTGACTCCCGACCCCACGAACGGCGCCATCATGACGCCCATTTATCAGACGTCAACCTATGTGCAGCCGGAACTCGGCAAGCATCTCGGCTACGAGTATTCGCGCACCGATAATCCCACCCGCGCCGCGCTGCAGGAATCCATCGCCGCCCTCGAAGGAGGAAAATACGGTCTGTGCTTTTCCAGCGGCATGGGCGCCATTGATTGCGTGATTGCCACGCTTTCCTCCGGTGACCATGTGCTCTCCGGTGACGATGTGTACGGCGGCACCTTTCGTATCTTCAAGTATGTGCGCGAAAGACAGGGCATCGCTTCCGATTTCATTGACATGACCAATCTCGAGTTGGTCGAAAAGAGCATCACGCCCAAGACCAGGTGGATTTGGCTTGAGACTCCCACCAATCCTCTCTTGAAGCTTGTGGACATCGCGGCCATTGTCAAAATCGCGCACGCCAAGGGCGTCAAAGTCGCCGTGGACAATACCTTTGCAACGCCATACTTCCAGCGGCCGCTTGCGCTCGGTGCCGACCTCGTCATGCACAGCGTCACCAAATATCTCAACGGCCACAGCGATGTCGTGATGGGCTCCATTGTCACCAGCGATGAAGAGCTCTACACCAAACTCAAATATATCCAAAACGCCTGCGGTGCGGTGCCCGGCCCGATGGATTGCTTCCTCACTCTGCGCGGTATCAAAACTCTCGCCGTGCGCATGGAGCGTCATCAAGCCAATGCTGCAATTCTCGCCAAAGACCTCGAAACAAATCCTCATGTCAACTGGGTGCGTTTCCCGGGTTTGAAATCACATCCGCAGCAGGAACTCGCCATGCGCCAAATGAGCGGATTCGCGGGCATGATTAGTCTTGAGCTCAAGGGCGGCTTGGAAGCCGCGCGCAAATTCGTCAGCGGTCTGCATCTCTTCGCTCTTGCCGAATCCCTCGGAGGTGTCGAGTCCCTCTGTGACCATCCCGCTATCATGACCCATGCCACCATTCCGAGAGACCTGCGGGAAAAGTTGGGCGTCACCGATGGGCTCATCCGGTTGTCCGTTGGGCTCGAAGATGTCGATGACCTGCGACAGGACTTGCAGAACGGCTTCGCAAAGCTGTAA
- a CDS encoding cobalamin-independent methionine synthase II family protein has translation MPSLPTTVVGSLPRPEAMREALKNRRKGRISDSVFLKVADDSVKAAVALQERAGIDVISDGEMRRENFYSFIAECVDGIKLLSLADLLDYVEDKAAFERLLQSLDVPAFAIHNPVVEGKINVKKPLALEEFNYVRGLTDKPVKVALPGPYLLTRSMWVKSLSHDTYPTKESLGADVVTMLRDELISLRDAGCFFVQFDEPVLSEVAFAGPHATHTFMCAALSEKASPEQELEFAVQLINQVVQGVNGIKTGLHVCRGNWSRNDDVLLAGAYDPLIPYFAKMKVNQLVLEFATDRAGPVESLLKLPDEKEIGLGVMNPRTSELESPAFVKAKVSPLLSKRAPNSIFLNPDCGFGTFSDRPVNDWETAEKKLAALSQAAKSLR, from the coding sequence TTGCCGAGTTTGCCGACCACCGTTGTCGGAAGTCTGCCGCGACCGGAGGCGATGCGCGAAGCGCTCAAGAATCGGCGCAAAGGCAGAATTTCCGATTCGGTGTTTCTGAAAGTCGCCGATGACTCCGTAAAGGCCGCCGTGGCTCTGCAGGAGCGCGCCGGTATTGACGTGATTTCCGACGGCGAGATGCGGCGCGAGAATTTCTATTCCTTTATCGCCGAATGCGTGGACGGCATCAAGCTGCTCTCGCTCGCGGATTTGCTCGACTACGTGGAAGACAAGGCCGCCTTCGAAAGACTCCTGCAATCGCTTGACGTGCCCGCGTTTGCCATTCACAATCCGGTTGTCGAAGGCAAGATAAACGTAAAGAAACCGCTCGCGCTGGAGGAATTCAATTATGTGCGCGGGTTGACCGATAAACCTGTTAAAGTTGCGCTGCCGGGACCGTACCTGTTGACCCGCTCGATGTGGGTGAAGAGCTTGTCGCACGACACCTATCCGACCAAAGAGAGTTTGGGTGCCGATGTTGTCACCATGCTGCGCGACGAGCTGATTTCCTTGCGCGATGCGGGCTGTTTCTTCGTGCAGTTTGATGAACCGGTGTTGTCGGAAGTCGCCTTTGCCGGTCCACACGCGACGCATACGTTTATGTGCGCGGCGCTCTCTGAAAAAGCATCGCCGGAGCAGGAGCTGGAGTTCGCCGTCCAACTCATCAATCAGGTTGTGCAGGGCGTGAACGGCATCAAAACCGGCCTGCATGTCTGCCGCGGAAATTGGAGCCGCAATGACGATGTGCTCCTCGCCGGCGCCTATGACCCGCTGATTCCCTATTTTGCGAAAATGAAAGTGAATCAGCTCGTTCTCGAATTCGCTACCGACCGCGCCGGTCCCGTCGAGAGTCTCTTGAAACTTCCGGACGAAAAAGAGATTGGCCTTGGGGTCATGAATCCGCGCACGAGTGAACTTGAGAGTCCGGCGTTCGTAAAAGCGAAAGTGTCTCCATTGCTTTCGAAGCGCGCACCCAATTCCATCTTTTTGAATCCCGATTGCGGGTTCGGCACCTTCTCAGACCGTCCCGTCAACGATTGGGAAACCGCAGAGAAGAAACTCGCCGCGCTGAGTCAGGCGGCGAAAAGTTTGCGATAG
- a CDS encoding OsmC family protein, whose protein sequence is MSTEDLTQLEQPIATPHVCDGGNLDCGSGLLLVIRKAMDVVPQGDVLEIRSTEFSVCNDLPAWCRMTENPYLGWKEGETTNSFFVRRGGKIEDVQAELEKARNYRFQTRIRWKGDSTATVYARNHSFSLGQPASFDVQDVAPSALEYLLGSLGGCLVMGLQIHASRKGVKIEQIELALNAKPDNLLVFLGLEEDGHAGLAEISGTAYVESDAPLSRIRELWEHTLRVSPVTNTLLRGAKLNLQVHSLD, encoded by the coding sequence ATGAGCACCGAAGACCTGACACAACTCGAACAGCCCATTGCCACGCCGCACGTCTGCGACGGGGGAAATCTCGATTGCGGCTCCGGTTTGCTGCTGGTGATTCGCAAGGCGATGGACGTTGTTCCGCAGGGGGATGTGCTGGAAATTCGTTCCACTGAGTTTTCGGTCTGCAATGATTTGCCCGCATGGTGCCGCATGACGGAAAATCCCTACTTGGGCTGGAAGGAAGGCGAAACCACCAACAGTTTTTTTGTGCGGCGCGGCGGCAAGATTGAAGACGTGCAGGCTGAGCTTGAAAAGGCTCGCAACTACAGATTTCAAACGCGCATCCGCTGGAAAGGCGATTCCACCGCCACGGTTTACGCGCGCAACCACAGTTTTTCTCTCGGACAGCCGGCAAGCTTTGATGTGCAGGACGTTGCACCAAGCGCGCTGGAATATCTGCTCGGTTCACTCGGCGGATGTCTCGTCATGGGACTGCAAATTCACGCCTCACGCAAAGGCGTGAAGATTGAACAAATCGAACTCGCGCTCAACGCCAAGCCCGATAACCTGCTCGTGTTCTTGGGACTCGAAGAAGACGGTCATGCGGGACTCGCCGAAATCTCCGGTACAGCCTATGTGGAAAGCGACGCGCCTCTGTCGCGCATTCGCGAGCTGTGGGAACACACGCTGCGCGTCTCGCCTGTGACCAACACCCTGCTGCGCGGCGCAAAACTCAATTTACAGGTGCACTCGCTTGACTGA
- a CDS encoding DsrE family protein has translation MAKFMVSCTHAKDNTDKATVAFVVANASVASGQDTVVFLSIEGVRLSQPGYADDIHEEGFAPLKELMTNYIAAGGQIWVCSPCFKKRALNENTLTGNTTIVGGAKVVEFLTTGGTSISY, from the coding sequence ATGGCAAAATTCATGGTGAGCTGCACTCACGCCAAGGACAACACCGACAAGGCCACCGTCGCGTTCGTTGTCGCAAATGCATCCGTGGCCTCGGGGCAGGACACCGTCGTGTTCCTCTCGATTGAAGGAGTCAGACTGTCCCAGCCCGGGTACGCGGACGATATTCACGAAGAGGGATTTGCGCCGCTGAAGGAATTGATGACCAACTACATCGCTGCGGGCGGACAAATCTGGGTCTGCAGCCCGTGCTTCAAAAAGCGCGCTCTCAACGAAAACACTCTCACCGGCAATACGACCATTGTCGGCGGAGCCAAAGTCGTCGAGTTCCTTACGACCGGCGGCACAAGTATTAGCTACTGA
- a CDS encoding sulfurtransferase TusA family protein, protein MTTHSIDTKDLGCGDLIMALMKAMQQVPAGEILDLRAEDSGAREDIPSWCNMTGHKLLAAQTGEDGHHYIIQKKES, encoded by the coding sequence ATGACAACCCATTCCATTGACACCAAGGACCTCGGCTGCGGAGATTTGATTATGGCTTTGATGAAGGCTATGCAGCAGGTTCCCGCCGGAGAAATTCTCGATTTGCGCGCCGAGGACTCCGGCGCACGCGAAGATATTCCCAGTTGGTGCAACATGACCGGACATAAACTTCTCGCCGCACAAACCGGCGAAGACGGACATCACTACATCATCCAAAAAAAGGAGAGCTAA
- a CDS encoding penicillin-binding protein activator LpoB, whose amino-acid sequence MRTLWILALAMLSVTFVACSGKKKVSRIDVEETLDLSGEWNDTDSRLVADEMINDALEQRWLANFLRDKGNNPAVIVGAIRNLSDEHIATGTFVGDIERAFVNSGNVRVVASSDERGGVREEREDQQANASIETMKEFGLELGADFMLMGEINKIVDQEGKEKVAFYQVDLSLTDIQSNEKVWLGQKKIKKYIARKNYKP is encoded by the coding sequence ATGAGAACTCTGTGGATTCTTGCGCTGGCAATGCTGAGTGTAACCTTTGTGGCCTGCTCGGGCAAGAAGAAGGTCTCGAGGATCGATGTCGAGGAAACTTTGGATTTGTCCGGCGAATGGAACGATACCGACAGCCGCCTTGTGGCCGATGAAATGATTAACGATGCCCTCGAACAGCGCTGGCTGGCCAATTTCCTGCGCGACAAGGGCAACAACCCCGCCGTTATTGTCGGTGCCATTCGCAACCTTTCCGATGAGCATATCGCCACCGGTACCTTCGTCGGCGATATCGAGCGCGCCTTTGTCAATTCCGGCAATGTCCGCGTCGTGGCAAGCTCCGATGAGCGCGGCGGCGTGCGCGAAGAGCGCGAAGACCAGCAGGCCAATGCATCCATTGAAACGATGAAGGAATTCGGTCTCGAACTTGGCGCCGACTTCATGCTCATGGGCGAGATCAACAAGATCGTCGATCAGGAAGGCAAGGAAAAGGTCGCGTTCTATCAGGTTGATCTGTCGCTGACCGACATTCAGTCGAACGAGAAGGTGTGGCTCGGTCAGAAGAAGATTAAAAAGTATATCGCGCGCAAGAACTACAAGCCGTAA
- a CDS encoding PA0069 family radical SAM protein, translating into MNPVEAQNIRRINNPPNPYHSQWLEWIDAPPPAKLEIYIEQVKSIVTRITSPDLGVEWSVNPYRGCMHSCAYCYARPFHQYLDWGAGTDFERKIVVKINAAKVLRATLCKRTWKQELITFSGITDCYQPLESQYEITKQCLEACVDFRNPVGIITKGALIVRDVELIARLHSVAPRTGAGISIAFADDSMSAKLEPATARPSTRFRALKILSEAGIPTTVGVAPIIPGLNDDQIVEILERAYEAGARRAFKIMLRLPAEVKDVFIPKLQEKFPLRYERVVNNIKSMRGGKLYNSNFGDRMVGEGEKWNMIESLFELTCRKLGMNIRAMKKEEAAEPGQLGLF; encoded by the coding sequence ATGAATCCGGTCGAAGCTCAGAATATCCGGCGCATCAACAATCCGCCGAATCCCTATCACTCGCAGTGGCTGGAATGGATAGACGCACCTCCTCCGGCCAAGCTCGAAATATACATTGAGCAGGTGAAGAGTATTGTCACGCGGATCACCAGTCCTGATTTGGGCGTGGAATGGAGCGTGAATCCGTATCGCGGCTGCATGCACTCGTGCGCCTATTGTTATGCCCGTCCGTTTCATCAATATCTCGATTGGGGAGCGGGCACGGATTTTGAGCGCAAGATAGTGGTGAAGATTAACGCGGCGAAGGTGCTGCGGGCAACGTTGTGCAAGCGCACATGGAAGCAGGAGCTGATAACATTCTCGGGCATTACGGATTGTTATCAGCCGCTTGAATCGCAGTATGAGATAACGAAACAATGTCTCGAAGCCTGTGTTGATTTCAGGAATCCGGTCGGAATCATCACGAAGGGCGCGTTAATCGTGCGGGATGTGGAGCTAATCGCGAGACTTCACAGCGTCGCGCCGCGCACGGGCGCGGGCATTTCAATTGCGTTTGCCGATGACAGTATGTCCGCGAAGCTTGAACCCGCGACGGCGCGGCCGTCCACGCGGTTCCGCGCGCTGAAAATACTCTCGGAGGCGGGCATTCCGACGACAGTCGGAGTGGCACCGATTATTCCGGGCTTGAACGATGATCAGATCGTCGAGATACTTGAGCGTGCCTACGAAGCGGGGGCGCGGCGTGCGTTCAAAATCATGTTAAGGCTTCCGGCGGAAGTGAAGGACGTGTTCATTCCGAAACTGCAGGAGAAGTTTCCGCTTCGGTACGAGCGTGTGGTGAACAACATCAAGTCCATGCGGGGCGGCAAACTTTACAACTCAAATTTCGGAGACCGCATGGTCGGTGAAGGCGAGAAGTGGAACATGATTGAATCCTTATTCGAGCTTACGTGCCGGAAACTCGGCATGAACATACGCGCGATGAAGAAAGAAGAGGCGGCTGAGCCCGGGCAATTGGGATTGTTTTGA
- a CDS encoding HPF/RaiA family ribosome-associated protein yields MQVHVNTDRNIEGREGLIRYVQSKVEGDLRHFTQQITRVEVHLGEENSRKNGNSDKRCVMEARLEGLKPVAVSHNAESLHLAIDGAGEKLVRVIDSTLGKIRDKKVPAK; encoded by the coding sequence ATGCAAGTTCATGTCAATACTGACCGTAATATTGAGGGTCGCGAAGGCCTGATCAGATATGTGCAAAGCAAGGTGGAGGGCGACTTACGCCACTTTACGCAGCAGATTACGAGGGTGGAGGTGCATCTCGGGGAAGAGAACAGCCGCAAAAACGGAAACAGCGACAAACGCTGCGTGATGGAAGCGCGGCTGGAAGGGCTCAAACCGGTGGCCGTGTCGCATAACGCCGAATCCCTGCACCTTGCCATTGACGGCGCGGGTGAAAAGCTGGTCAGAGTGATTGACAGTACGCTGGGAAAGATTCGGGACAAAAAGGTGCCGGCCAAGTAA
- the hemW gene encoding radical SAM family heme chaperone HemW has product MPVAVYLHLPFCRRLCPFCDFFKKVPRQGDLAKISKLLLSELSATLVRERSFASGPLISVYFGGGTPSLHPPEQIERLLNAVSQVGDVHSVEVTLEANPGTLSFDALSQLRQAGINRLSLGCQSFSDRKLHLLYRDHTANETRETVKNARMAGFTNISMDLIFGLPGESEDEWRNDIDMLLACKPDHVSLYNLEYHEKTPYGRWLTQGVLEPLAEDFEAELYLLTHDTLEREGYEHYEVSNFARDGFRSVHNQVYWEGKPYLGIGPSAHSFDGVARRFANVADLHDYERRVTAGESPVEREWLNSEREQWEEWISVRLRRKEGIDWADCHDTWGGMRARGLWAAATALPVHLREVTESVFRLSPEGWFVENEVLVNLYEKV; this is encoded by the coding sequence GTGCCAGTTGCTGTTTATCTACATCTACCATTCTGCCGCAGACTTTGTCCCTTTTGTGACTTCTTCAAGAAAGTCCCACGGCAGGGAGATTTGGCCAAAATCTCAAAACTCCTGCTATCAGAATTATCGGCTACTTTAGTGCGCGAAAGAAGTTTCGCCTCTGGACCCTTAATCTCTGTTTATTTTGGAGGCGGAACGCCGTCGCTGCATCCGCCCGAACAAATTGAGAGGCTGCTGAACGCTGTTTCGCAAGTGGGAGATGTTCATTCGGTGGAAGTCACCCTCGAAGCCAATCCCGGTACTCTCTCCTTCGATGCGCTTTCGCAACTGCGGCAGGCAGGAATTAACCGGCTGTCTTTGGGCTGTCAGTCGTTTTCGGACCGAAAACTCCATTTGCTCTATCGTGACCACACGGCGAATGAGACCCGTGAGACGGTCAAAAATGCCCGCATGGCAGGATTCACGAATATTTCCATGGACCTTATCTTCGGATTGCCCGGCGAGTCGGAGGATGAATGGCGAAACGATATCGATATGCTGCTCGCTTGCAAGCCCGACCATGTCTCGCTCTACAATCTCGAATATCATGAGAAAACCCCCTATGGCCGCTGGCTGACGCAAGGTGTTCTGGAACCGCTGGCCGAGGATTTTGAAGCCGAACTCTATTTGCTTACGCACGACACGCTCGAGCGCGAGGGCTATGAACACTATGAAGTGTCCAACTTCGCGCGCGACGGTTTTCGTTCTGTTCACAATCAGGTCTATTGGGAGGGCAAACCCTATCTGGGCATCGGACCGTCAGCCCATTCCTTCGACGGTGTGGCGCGGCGATTTGCCAACGTGGCGGATTTGCACGACTACGAGCGGCGCGTGACCGCAGGCGAATCGCCTGTCGAGAGGGAGTGGCTGAACAGCGAACGCGAGCAGTGGGAGGAGTGGATTTCAGTGCGGCTCAGACGGAAGGAAGGAATTGACTGGGCTGACTGCCACGACACCTGGGGAGGAATGCGCGCACGTGGCTTATGGGCGGCTGCGACCGCCTTGCCGGTCCATTTGCGTGAGGTGACCGAAAGCGTGTTCCGGCTTTCGCCGGAAGGCTGGTTTGTGGAAAACGAGGTGCTGGTAAATCTATACGAGAAGGTATGA